DNA sequence from the Clostridia bacterium genome:
ACGGTGGGAAAAAATATTCTGAAACATAAGTAATAATCGATAAAGAGTAAGTATCAAAACTCTCTAATGTCGCTATATATTATATAAAATTAACCGTGCAATTCCGTAGGAATCCGTGGAACATCCGTGTGTTCAGTGGTACCCGTTCCTCCGTTCCCCTGTGTCACATTATTTTACTAGTATGTAATGAATTTAGTTGGAATATATAGAATAACAATTTAAGAAATTTGGAGGATGTATGTACGAAGATATAAAGGCTGTAATATTTGATGTTGATGGCACCCTTATAGATTCCATGTGGATATGGAAGCAAGTGGACATAGAGTTCCTGGGTAAGAGAGGAATCCCACTTCCTGAGAGACTGCAGTCCGAAATAGAGGGGATGAGCTATTCTGAAACTGCAATATATTTTAAAGCCAGGTTTGATCTGACCGACTCCCTGGACGAGATAAAGGAAGAATGGCGGCTCATGGCTGAGGACTATTACAAATTTCATATTAAGCTAAAAAGCGGAGCGAAGGAGTTTCTGAAACTGCTCTACGATAAAGGGTTTACAATAGGTATAGCTACCAGCAACTCACGAGAGCTTGTGGATAATATGCTGGAAAATCACGGCATAAGGCAATATTTCTCCATTATAAGGACCTCCTGTGAGGTTAACAAGGGAAAGCCTCATCCGGATGTATACCTGAAGGTGGCAGAGGACATGGGCTTGGAACCACAGCATTGTCTGGTGTTCGAGGATACTGTCTCCGGCGTAATGGCTGCCAAATCGGCCGGTATGAAGGTATTTGCCATGGCTGACGAGGTTTCTGAGGAGTCAAAGGATAAGCTAATAGAGATGACTGAAGGATATATTCACAGCTTTGATGAAGTTATGGAATACTTCAAATAGAAAAGAACAATTATTTGTTCTTTTTTTATGACTCTTGAAGTGTGGGGCTGAATTGCATCGTATTAACATATAGATGAGTGGATAAGGAAGTGGTAGGTTGAAAGACGAAGAACTGGTTTCGTATATAGTGAAAGGCAAGACTGAGCTGTTTTCTGTTATAGTCGACAGGTACCAGTCCAAGGTATTCTCCACCGTCTACAGCTAT
Encoded proteins:
- a CDS encoding HAD family phosphatase; its protein translation is MYEDIKAVIFDVDGTLIDSMWIWKQVDIEFLGKRGIPLPERLQSEIEGMSYSETAIYFKARFDLTDSLDEIKEEWRLMAEDYYKFHIKLKSGAKEFLKLLYDKGFTIGIATSNSRELVDNMLENHGIRQYFSIIRTSCEVNKGKPHPDVYLKVAEDMGLEPQHCLVFEDTVSGVMAAKSAGMKVFAMADEVSEESKDKLIEMTEGYIHSFDEVMEYFK